One stretch of Prunus persica cultivar Lovell chromosome G1, Prunus_persica_NCBIv2, whole genome shotgun sequence DNA includes these proteins:
- the LOC109947702 gene encoding putative glycine-rich cell wall structural protein 1, whose translation MVRKAVLERVRVGVVVAVGVTGNGGDSGGNGGADSGDGSWGRDRGNGGGGDGGGGGDYDDCGGGGDKGSSGGDSHDKIGGGDGGLSIMVGEVVVEELGVVMVVVVAVGVMMVMMLVVTSSGGDTEGNGGADSGDGSWGEDEGKGGGGGVSDGDGAGGGGDSGGGVGVKAVVAVAVIVMVLAVVVTVGAATVAVMVMTLACKEKRGWNFQLKLCL comes from the exons ATGGTGAGGAAGGCAGTGTTGGAGAGGGTGAGGGTGGgagtggtggtggcggtgggaGTGACGGGCAATGGTGGTGACAGTGGGGGTAATGGTGGGGCTGATAGTGGGGATGGTAGTTGGGGTAGAGATAGGGgtaatggtggtggtggcgatggtggtggtggcggcgaCTACGAtgattgtggtggtggtggtgataagGGCAGCAGTGGTGGTGATAGCCATGATAAGAT TGGCGGTGGCGATGGTGGTTTGTCGATAATGGTGGGGGAGGTAGTGGTGGAGGAATTGGGGGTGGTAATGGTAGTGGTTGTGGCGGTGGGtgtgatgatggtgatgatgctGGTAGTGACTAGCAGTGGTGGTGACACTGAGGGTAATGGTGGGGCTGATAGTGGGGATGGTAGTTGGGGTGAAGATGAGGGTAAGGGCGGTGGTGGCGGCGTTAGTGATGGTGATGGGGCTGGCGGTGGAGGTGACAGTGGGGGTGGTGTGGGGGTAAAGGCGGTGGTGGCAGTGGCAGTGATTGTGATGGTGCTGGCGGTGGTGGTGACGGTGGGAGCGGCGACGGTGGCGGTGATGGTGATGACGCTGGCTTGTAAAGAAAAGAGAGGGTGGAATTTTCAACTCAAGTTATGTTTGTAG